The following proteins are encoded in a genomic region of Pseudomonas saponiphila:
- a CDS encoding acyl-CoA dehydrogenase family protein has protein sequence MNFQLSQEQEMLVDAVRSFVSKELLPHEEAVDRADEVSADLAGEIRSKAIAAGFYAFNMPEEVGGGGLDYLSQALIERELAKCSWALHVFVARPSKILMACTGSQIGDYLLPCVQGRKVDCFALTEPGAGSDANAIKTRAVREGGDFVLNGSKHFISHAGHADFAIVFAVTGTYEHNGRQRNAVTAFLVDRDTPGLTIRRGPKCVSNRGYHTFEMFFDDCRVPANKVLGEVGKGWDVANAWLTAGRVMVAANCVGQAQRALDASLQWAADRKQFGQAIGSYQGVSFKLADMATQIRAAELLTLHTAWKMDQGSMTDGEAGMAKLFASEVLGRVADEAVQIYGGMGLMDEGPVERIWRNARIERIWEGTSEIQRHIISRELLRPLMR, from the coding sequence ATGAATTTCCAACTCAGCCAAGAACAAGAAATGCTGGTGGACGCGGTTCGCAGTTTTGTCAGCAAGGAGTTGCTGCCCCACGAAGAGGCGGTGGACCGCGCCGATGAGGTCAGCGCCGACCTCGCCGGAGAAATCCGCAGCAAGGCCATCGCCGCCGGTTTCTATGCCTTCAACATGCCGGAGGAGGTGGGCGGCGGCGGCCTGGACTACCTGTCCCAGGCGCTGATCGAGCGCGAGCTGGCCAAGTGTTCCTGGGCCCTGCATGTGTTCGTTGCGCGGCCGTCGAAGATCCTCATGGCCTGCACCGGCTCACAGATCGGCGACTACCTGCTGCCTTGCGTGCAAGGGCGCAAGGTCGATTGCTTCGCCCTGACCGAGCCCGGCGCCGGTTCCGATGCCAATGCGATCAAGACCCGCGCGGTGCGCGAGGGCGGCGACTTCGTGCTCAACGGCAGCAAGCACTTCATCAGCCACGCCGGGCATGCGGATTTCGCCATCGTGTTCGCGGTCACCGGCACCTATGAGCACAACGGCCGCCAGCGCAACGCGGTGACCGCGTTCCTGGTGGACCGCGACACCCCGGGCCTGACCATCCGCCGTGGCCCCAAGTGCGTGAGCAACCGTGGCTACCACACCTTCGAGATGTTCTTCGACGACTGCCGGGTGCCCGCCAACAAGGTGCTGGGGGAGGTGGGCAAGGGCTGGGACGTGGCCAACGCCTGGCTCACCGCAGGGCGGGTGATGGTCGCGGCCAACTGCGTGGGGCAGGCCCAGCGCGCCCTGGATGCCTCCTTGCAATGGGCGGCGGACCGCAAGCAGTTCGGCCAGGCCATCGGCAGTTACCAAGGGGTTTCGTTCAAGCTGGCGGACATGGCCACGCAGATCCGCGCCGCCGAGCTGTTGACCCTGCACACCGCCTGGAAGATGGACCAGGGCAGCATGACCGACGGCGAGGCCGGCATGGCCAAGCTGTTTGCCAGCGAGGTGCTGGGCCGGGTGGCCGACGAGGCGGTGCAGATCTACGGTGGCATGGGCCTGATGGATGAGGGGCCGGTGGAGCGCATCTGGCGCAACGCGCGGATCGAGCGGATCTGGGAGGGCACCTCGGAGATCCAGCGCCACATCATTTCCCGTGAACTGCTGCGGCCGCTGATGCGCTGA